From the genome of Eucalyptus grandis isolate ANBG69807.140 chromosome 2, ASM1654582v1, whole genome shotgun sequence, one region includes:
- the LOC108953936 gene encoding probable ATP-binding protein YheS, whose translation MLFINQGLDAVETLIQGLVLFQGGILMVSHDEHLISGSVDELWVISQGKVAPFHGNFQDHKKILQSSLNQASLALVINQECFNMITSHHPTKHRMRLCYREKTKKDEERIAADIQDVLTTTAALVCHFD comes from the exons ATGCTTTTTATTAATCAG GGTTTGGATGCAGTTGAGACACTCATTCAAGGTCTGGTCTTGTTCCAAGGAGGAATTCTGATG GTTAGTCATGATGAGCATCTAATATCTGGAAGCGTGGACGAGCTCTGGGTGATTTCTCAAGGCAAGGTGGCGCCTTTCCATGGGAATTTCCAGGATCATAAGAAGATACTTCAGTCCTCATTGAATCAGGCGAGTTTAGCTCTTGTCATCAACCAAGAGTGTTTTAAcatgatcacatcacatcaccctACAAAACATAGAATGAGGCTTTGTTacagagagaaaacaaaaaaggatgAAGAGAGGATTGCTGCTGATATACAGGATGTACTCACAACTACAGCAGCCCTCGTTTGTCATTTTGATTAG